The genomic region GCGACTGGGCAAGTTTGACGTGCTCACCGAGATACTCGACCCAGACGCCTTTCCGCCAGCCCCGGCACAGGGCGCAATTGCCATCGAAAGCCGTGTGGGCGACGTCCGCACCAATACGCTGCTGGCGCCGATCAACGACATTCCCACCTTCGACACCGTCTCCTGTGAGCGCGGCTTTCTCGCGACGCTCGACGGCTCCTGCCGCACGCCGATTGCCGGCTACGCCACCTGCGAAGGCGATAATTTGCGCTTTTTCGGCATGATCCTTACCCCGGACGGTCGCATCGAGCACAACATAACCGTCGAAGGCCGGCGCTCGGATGCCGAAGCCCTTGGCGCTGCTGCCGGCGAGGCGGTACGCGACAAGGCCGGCCCGACCTTTTTCAACAGCTGGAGCTGACAGATGCGCGTGCTCGTCACCCGTCCCGCAGCATCGGGCGAGCGCACCGCGAAAAAGCTCGAAGCACGCGGCCATGAGGCGCTCCTTCTTCCGCTGACGGCACCAGTCCACGATCCCACGGCGGCATCGGCGGCACTGGACAACTCGACCGGCGCCATTGCCGTCACCAGCGCAGAGGCGCTCCGTGCTTTGCAGGCCATCGGCCCGGCGCTCTCCGCACATCTCGGCCGCCCGCTCTTTGCCGTCGGCAGGGCAACCGCCGATAAGGCCGTCGCAGCCGGTTTCAATACTGTCCACCATTCCCAAGGCGATGGCGTCGAACTCGCCGATCTAGTTGCCAGCCAGAAATTCTTGTTGGGTGATCGTCCGCTGACTTATCTCGCGGGTTTCCCCCGTGCGTCAGGCTTCGAAAAGCGGCTTTCCCTGCACGGCGTCCCGTTCGACTGCATCGAATGCTACCGCATGGAGCAGGTAGAACCGCCTGAAACATTGCTGCAGAGCCTTTTCAGCGACATTCCCGTCGATGCGGTACTCTTCTATTCCAGCCACACCGCCAGACGGTTTTTTGGCCTCGCTTTAGTATCCAGGCATCTCGAGCAGCTGAAAAAGACGCGGCTTCTATGCATGAGCGCGACGATTGCCACAATCGTCCCCTACCCGTTGCGCTCAGCGGTCGAAATAGCGGAAATCCCGGAGGAAGACAGCATGCTCGGCCTTCTCGATCCCGATCCGAGCGCTAAATTGATCTAAGCTCTTTCCATAAACCGCTTCACTGTCTACCTTCTTCGCAGTGCATCACATGAGGACGCCATGATCCCCGGTAATCCGCCGCATCATACGAAGCCCGACGAAGAGCCCGTAACGATCGATCTGGAAGCCAATGCGGCTGACCGCCGCGAAGCCGAGGTCGAAAGTCACAAGGACGAAATCGGCACCTCCGCCACGGACCCAGTGGACATCAAGCCGCAGCCCGAGCCGGAACCGGCATACGAGCCCGCCGGAACAACGCCGACAGAGCCACCGGCCCCGACAGCCACGGCGCCTGTAAACAGCACCACGGGCCTCATTGCAGCCGGTATCGTCGGCGGCCTGATCGCGCTGATCGGTGCCGGAGCGCTGCAATATGCAGGCGTCCTGCCCGCCGCTTCCGGAAACGATAAGCAGCAATTCACGTCGCTGGACTCTGAGATCGACGGGCTGAAGCAGAGCGTCGCCAATCTGGCCACCTCTCCCGCAGCAACGCCGGATACCGCGCTGGAAGCACGCATCGGCGCGCTAGAGGCAGTCATCAAGAACAACCCGCAGGCAGCGACCGCCAACGGCGCATCACCCAGCGCCGTGGATACCGCCTCCGCCCAGAAAATTTCCGATCTGACCTCTGAAGTCGACCAGCTGAAAGCCAGCCTGACGCAGACCTCGCAGACGCAGGCCACGACCGGCGCCGACATCAGCAAGCGGCTGGACGACGCTGAAAAGAAACTGAACGACCCGGGCAAGGATGTGGCCGTTGCCCAGGCAATCGCTGCTGCCGGGCTCAAGGCGGCGATCGATCGCGGCGGGCCTTTCCGCGCCGAACTCGATACCTTTGCCGGCGTCTCTCCCAACGACCCGACAGTGGAAACCCTGGGCAAGTTTGCCGAAACCGGTGTGCCATCGCGCGCGGAACTGATCCGCCAGGTTCCCGATGTCGCAACCGCGATTATCGGGGCGGCAGAAAAGCCGGCTGAAAACCAGGGCTGGAGCGACCGCCTGATGGAAAGCGCCAAGTCGCTTGTGACCGTTCGCCCCGTCGGCAATATCAAGGGCGACGGCGTCGACGCCATCGCCGCCCGCTTCGAGGACAAGATCCGCAACGGCGACCTGCCGGGCGCCGTCAGCGAGTGGAACAGTCTCCCGGAAACCGGCAAGATGGCATCGGCGGCGTTCAAACAGTCGATCGAAGCCAGGATCAAGGTCGAGGATCTCGTCGGTGAAACCCTTTCGAAGGCGATTGCCGGCGCCGGCAAGCAGAGCTGAGGTAAGAACATGATCGTCAGACTGCTTGTCTTTATCGTCCTGATCCTTGCACTCGGCTACGGCTTCTCCTGGCTGGCCGATCGTCCGGGCGACCTGTCGCTGATGTGGGGCGGCGAGCTCTACCAGACCAAGCTGATTGTCGCCGCCAGCCTTCTGATCGCCATCGTCGCCGCTGTCATGATCGTCTGGTCGCTGCTGCGGATGATCTGGACCTCGCCCCATTCCGTCAGCCGCTACTTTCGCGCCCGCAAGCGTGACCGCGGCTATCAGGCATTGTCGACCGGGCTGATTGCTGCCGGCGCCGGCAATGCGCTGCTGGCCCGCAAGATGGCTGCTCGTTCGCGTGGCCTGATCCGCGCCGACCAGGAACCGCTGATCAGTCTTCTGGAAGCGCAGGCAGCGCTGATCGAAGGCAACCACGACGAGGCGCGCGCCAAGTTCGAGCTGATGGCCAAAGATCCGGAGACCCGCGAGCTGGGCCTCCGTGGCCTCTATCTCGAAGCCAAGCGCCTCGGTGCCGACGAGGCTGCCCGGCAATATGCAGAACAGGCGGCCGACAAGGCACCCTACCTGCCTTGGGCGGCGCAGGCGACGCTCGAATATCGCAGCCGCGCCGGCCGCTGGGACGACGCTATCCGTCTTCTCGACCAGCAGAAGGTCGCAAGGGTCATCGGCAAGGACGAGGCAAACCGTCTGCGCGCCGTGCTTCTGACGGCACGCGCCACCGACCGGCTCGACGCCAACCCCACCGGTGCACGCGACGACGCGCTGGCCGCCCTGAGGCTTTCCGACAATCTCGTGCCAGCCGCCCTGATTGCCGCCAAGGCGCTGTTTCGCGAAGACAAGATCCGCAAGGCCGCTGCAGTGCTGGAGGATGCCTGGAAGGTTTCTCCCCATCCTGAAATCGGCCGCGCCTACGTTCGCGCCCGCAGCGGCGACAGCGTGCTGGACCGCCTGAAACGCGCCGAGAAGCTGGAAGCACTGCGGCCCAATAATGCAGAGGCATTGCTGATCACGGCGCAGGCAGCACTCGATGCCGGCAATTTTGCCGTCGCCCGCAGCAAGGCGGAAGCAGCCGCGCGCATGGAGCCCCGCGAGGGCGCCTTCATGTTGCTTGCCGATATCGAGGACGCCGAGACACGCGACCAGGGGCGCACCCGCCATTGGCTCGCCCAGGCCTTGCGCGCACCGCGCGACCCGGCCTGGATGGCCGATGGTTTCGTGTCCGACAACTGGCTCCCGGTCTCTCCCATTTCGGGCAAGCTCGATGCATTCGAATGGCGGTCGCCTTTCAGCCAGCTTGAAGGCCCAGTCGAGGAAGGCACCGTCGCTTCGTTCGAGACAGCGCTCCGCAACCTGCCGCCACTGGCAGATCTGCGTCCGGCCGCTGCTCCAGTATCCGCACAACCTGTCCAGCAACGACCTGAAGCCGCCAAGCCCTCGACAGCAGGTCCGTTGCCCGCGAGCCCCACGCCCGCCAGGCCCATGCCTGCCAGAACGCAGCCATCGACGGCACTGGTCACCGTGACAAAACCCGAAAGCCCGAAAAAGCCGGAGCACCGCCCATTCTTCGGCGGCGCTCCGGACGATCCGGGTGTCCGCACCACAAAGGCAGATCCGGAACCCAAGACCCGGCTGAAGCTTTTTTAAGAATGAAACCGCATGTTTGAACGCTTCCAGGAATTCTTTCAAAGTCTGACGACAGATACTTCGAAAACCGGCCTTGCGCCCGACGATCCCCGGATCTCGGTGGCGGCGCTCTGCATCCAGGTGATGGAAGCCGATGGCAAGGTGGAGGCCAGCGAGAAGAAGGCGCTGCGACGGTTGCTCAAGGACCAGTACGGCCTCGACGGCCGTGAGCTGGACGCGCTGATCGCGGCAGGCACCGAGGCCGAGAACGAGGCAGTCGACTATTTTCGCTTTACCTCGGATCTCAAGCGCCATCTCGACAGCGACCAGCGCATCGAACTGATCGGCATCCTCTGGGATATCGTCTATGCCGATGGCGAGCGCAGCGAGATGGAAGACGATGCCATCTGGCGCATTGCCGAGTTGCTGGGCGTTTCCGGTCGCGAGCGCATCATGAAGCGGCAGGAGGCAGCAGCACGGGTGCCGGGCCTCGCCGTGGAGGCCGACGATGCGGATTGAGGCGGCCAACAGCTGCCACCGCCGGCCGATCCTGATCGTGTTGCACCAGGAGCGCTCCAGCGCCGGACGCGTCGGGCAGATGCTGCTGCAGAAGGGTTACGACCTGGATATTCGCCGTCCCGTCCTTGGCGATCCCCTGCCGGAAACCCTTGAAGCCCACGGCGGCGCAGTCGTCTTCGGTGGACCGATGAGTGCCAACGACACCGATCCCTTCGTGCGCTCGGAAATCAACTGGCTGGATGTCCCGCTGCGGGAGAACCGCCCATTCCTCGGTATCTGCCTCGGTGCCCAAATGCTGGTGCGCCAGCTGGGCGGCAAGGTGCAGGCCCGACCGGATGAAAAGGCCGAAATCGGCTGGTATCCGCTGCATCCGACCGAGCGCGGCCGTCAGCTGATGCGCTGGCCGCCGATGGTCTACCACTTCCACAGCGAAGGCTTCGATCTTCCCGCTGGAGCGGAGCTTTTGGCAAAGGGCGATACCTACCCCAACCAGGCATTCCGCTATGGCGACAACGCCTGGGGCTTGCAGTTTCACGCCGAACTGACCCGCGTCATGATGCAGCGCTGGGTCGTCCACGGTGCCCATCGCTTCGCACTGCCCAACGCCCAGCAGGGTCGAGATCATCTTGAAGGCCGCATGCTTTTCGACGGTGCGCTCAGGCAGTGGTTGTCGGAGTTTCTCGATATCGTCTTCGAGACGCAGGTCGCGGTCGCGGCCTGAACCGATCAGGCTGACCCTTTTTCATCCGGGGCATCCAGCGTGTCGATCTTGCGCAGCTGCGGAAAGCCTATGGCCCAGATGATCGCGACTGCCAGGGTGCCGACACCGCCGATCACGACTGCCGGCACCGCCCCGAATACGGAGGCCATCGTCCCCGCGCGGAATTCGCCGAGCTCGTTCGACGCACCGACAAAGACCATGTTGACCGCGTTGACCCGGCCGCGAACATGGTCGGGGGTCCACAAGGCAATCAGGGTTTCGCGCACATAGACCGAGATCATGTCTGAAGCACCCATGATCATCAGGGCGACGATCGACAGCCATGGCGTGCTGGACAGGCCAAAAATCAGCGTACCCACACCAAACATCGCCACTCCGGCAAACATGTACACGCCCGCCCGATGGCGCAGCGGATAGGTCGCCAGCAGTACCGCCGTGACGATAGCCCCGACACCCGGTGCAGCCCGCAGCAACCCGAGCCCCCAAGGCCCGAGTGTCAGGATATCGCGGGCAAAAATAGGCATCAGCGCCA from Rhizobium tumorigenes harbors:
- a CDS encoding TerB family tellurite resistance protein; this translates as MFERFQEFFQSLTTDTSKTGLAPDDPRISVAALCIQVMEADGKVEASEKKALRRLLKDQYGLDGRELDALIAAGTEAENEAVDYFRFTSDLKRHLDSDQRIELIGILWDIVYADGERSEMEDDAIWRIAELLGVSGRERIMKRQEAAARVPGLAVEADDAD
- a CDS encoding glutamine amidotransferase, with the translated sequence MRIEAANSCHRRPILIVLHQERSSAGRVGQMLLQKGYDLDIRRPVLGDPLPETLEAHGGAVVFGGPMSANDTDPFVRSEINWLDVPLRENRPFLGICLGAQMLVRQLGGKVQARPDEKAEIGWYPLHPTERGRQLMRWPPMVYHFHSEGFDLPAGAELLAKGDTYPNQAFRYGDNAWGLQFHAELTRVMMQRWVVHGAHRFALPNAQQGRDHLEGRMLFDGALRQWLSEFLDIVFETQVAVAA
- a CDS encoding heme biosynthesis protein HemY, translating into MIVRLLVFIVLILALGYGFSWLADRPGDLSLMWGGELYQTKLIVAASLLIAIVAAVMIVWSLLRMIWTSPHSVSRYFRARKRDRGYQALSTGLIAAGAGNALLARKMAARSRGLIRADQEPLISLLEAQAALIEGNHDEARAKFELMAKDPETRELGLRGLYLEAKRLGADEAARQYAEQAADKAPYLPWAAQATLEYRSRAGRWDDAIRLLDQQKVARVIGKDEANRLRAVLLTARATDRLDANPTGARDDALAALRLSDNLVPAALIAAKALFREDKIRKAAAVLEDAWKVSPHPEIGRAYVRARSGDSVLDRLKRAEKLEALRPNNAEALLITAQAALDAGNFAVARSKAEAAARMEPREGAFMLLADIEDAETRDQGRTRHWLAQALRAPRDPAWMADGFVSDNWLPVSPISGKLDAFEWRSPFSQLEGPVEEGTVASFETALRNLPPLADLRPAAAPVSAQPVQQRPEAAKPSTAGPLPASPTPARPMPARTQPSTALVTVTKPESPKKPEHRPFFGGAPDDPGVRTTKADPEPKTRLKLF
- a CDS encoding COG4223 family protein codes for the protein MIPGNPPHHTKPDEEPVTIDLEANAADRREAEVESHKDEIGTSATDPVDIKPQPEPEPAYEPAGTTPTEPPAPTATAPVNSTTGLIAAGIVGGLIALIGAGALQYAGVLPAASGNDKQQFTSLDSEIDGLKQSVANLATSPAATPDTALEARIGALEAVIKNNPQAATANGASPSAVDTASAQKISDLTSEVDQLKASLTQTSQTQATTGADISKRLDDAEKKLNDPGKDVAVAQAIAAAGLKAAIDRGGPFRAELDTFAGVSPNDPTVETLGKFAETGVPSRAELIRQVPDVATAIIGAAEKPAENQGWSDRLMESAKSLVTVRPVGNIKGDGVDAIAARFEDKIRNGDLPGAVSEWNSLPETGKMASAAFKQSIEARIKVEDLVGETLSKAIAGAGKQS
- a CDS encoding uroporphyrinogen-III synthase codes for the protein MRVLVTRPAASGERTAKKLEARGHEALLLPLTAPVHDPTAASAALDNSTGAIAVTSAEALRALQAIGPALSAHLGRPLFAVGRATADKAVAAGFNTVHHSQGDGVELADLVASQKFLLGDRPLTYLAGFPRASGFEKRLSLHGVPFDCIECYRMEQVEPPETLLQSLFSDIPVDAVLFYSSHTARRFFGLALVSRHLEQLKKTRLLCMSATIATIVPYPLRSAVEIAEIPEEDSMLGLLDPDPSAKLI